In one Thermococcus celericrescens genomic region, the following are encoded:
- a CDS encoding NADPH-dependent FMN reductase, which yields MAPEYNGSYPGELKILLDTIFDEYEALPVGIVTVSVVTGGVRLLQELRLATVNYRMLPVGQVLFYNVDELFENGELKDEKYAERVERLFKTLQKYAKALNR from the coding sequence GTGGCTCCGGAATACAACGGAAGCTATCCCGGCGAGCTTAAGATTCTGCTTGATACTATCTTCGACGAGTACGAGGCCCTTCCGGTGGGAATAGTGACCGTCTCCGTGGTAACCGGCGGAGTCAGGCTCCTCCAGGAGCTAAGGCTGGCCACGGTGAACTACCGCATGCTCCCCGTTGGGCAGGTGCTCTTCTACAACGTGGACGAGCTGTTTGAAAACGGTGAACTCAAGGACGAGAAGTATGCCGAAAGGGTCGAGCGGCTCTTTAAGACATTGCAGAAGTACGCAAAGGCACTAAACCGATAA
- a CDS encoding ArsR/SmtB family transcription factor, protein MTEVCRIYEEHLDKVLEAQSKIPEEETVLEAADFFDALGNPTRLKILLALMEAGELCTCDLSAITKLSVSAISHQLRILKDRKIVAYRKDGKNVFYRLDDEHIRDILRTAMEHLSEVK, encoded by the coding sequence ATGACAGAGGTCTGTAGGATTTACGAGGAGCACCTCGATAAGGTGCTCGAAGCCCAATCAAAAATTCCGGAGGAGGAGACCGTATTGGAGGCAGCGGATTTTTTTGACGCCCTCGGCAACCCGACGAGGCTCAAAATCCTGCTGGCACTCATGGAGGCAGGGGAGCTCTGCACCTGCGACCTCTCGGCGATAACCAAACTCTCGGTCTCGGCAATCTCCCACCAGCTCCGCATCCTCAAGGACAGGAAGATAGTCGCCTACCGCAAGGACGGCAAGAACGTCTTCTACCGCCTCGATGATGAGCACATCAGGGATATCCTGAGGACGGCCATGGAGCACCTCTCGGAGGTGAAGTGA
- a CDS encoding peroxiredoxin: protein MVKVGEVVPDFEADAYFPEKDDIGKLKFSDYKGKWVVLAFYPADFTFVCPTELEELADYYEEFKKEGAEVISVSTDTAYVHKAWHDASPGIKKIKYPMLADPAGKVSRLFGTYIEDEGVSWRATFIIDPDGKVVHMEMHDLSIGRSAKEILRRLRASKYVREHPGMVCPASWEPGKEALEVSLELVGKI from the coding sequence ATGGTAAAGGTTGGAGAAGTTGTCCCAGATTTTGAGGCCGATGCATACTTCCCGGAGAAGGACGACATCGGAAAGCTGAAGTTTTCTGACTATAAGGGCAAGTGGGTTGTTTTAGCTTTCTACCCGGCGGACTTCACCTTCGTCTGCCCGACGGAGCTTGAGGAGCTGGCCGACTACTACGAGGAGTTCAAGAAGGAGGGCGCCGAGGTAATAAGCGTCTCAACGGACACTGCCTACGTTCACAAGGCCTGGCACGACGCTTCCCCGGGAATAAAGAAGATAAAGTACCCGATGCTCGCCGATCCCGCCGGCAAGGTCAGCAGACTCTTTGGAACCTACATCGAGGACGAAGGCGTCTCCTGGAGGGCAACCTTCATAATCGACCCCGACGGGAAGGTCGTCCACATGGAGATGCACGACCTCAGCATAGGCAGAAGCGCTAAAGAGATCCTCAGGAGGCTCAGGGCTTCAAAGTACGTACGCGAGCACCCTGGAATGGTCTGTCCGGCGAGCTGGGAGCCGGGTAAGGAGGCCCTCGAAGTCAGCCTTGAGCTGGTCGGGAAGATATGA
- a CDS encoding DUF302 domain-containing protein, whose product MEFYYVRRFDEDLDFLWERFKKRLEEAGFLLIGERIPVAITETEDGIIADYHLLFICHSELVEELVKIAPNIGALLPCTGFGYRTENGNYLGVTLPSVAWRIAGERVVELMKPMEEQVKGIIDSL is encoded by the coding sequence ATGGAGTTCTACTATGTCAGACGCTTTGATGAGGACCTGGACTTCCTCTGGGAACGCTTCAAAAAGAGGCTGGAGGAGGCCGGTTTCCTCCTCATAGGGGAGCGCATTCCCGTCGCCATAACCGAAACGGAGGACGGCATAATAGCGGACTACCACCTGCTGTTCATCTGCCACAGCGAGCTTGTCGAGGAGCTGGTCAAGATAGCCCCCAACATAGGCGCCCTACTTCCATGCACCGGCTTTGGCTACCGCACCGAGAACGGTAACTACCTGGGGGTTACACTGCCCAGCGTGGCCTGGAGGATAGCCGGCGAGAGGGTCGTCGAGCTGATGAAGCCTATGGAGGAGCAAGTGAAGGGGATCATTGACTCTCTCTGA
- a CDS encoding CoA-binding protein produces MNVRDFMKIALVGASPNPSKYGNIILRDLVGKGYEVLPVNPKHEEIEGLRCYRSVRELPGDVDVIVFVVPPAVGLGIAKEAVEAGFKRLWFQPGAESDEIARLLDEKGVEYGFGKCIIAETTWTSWG; encoded by the coding sequence ATGAACGTTAGGGATTTCATGAAAATAGCGCTCGTTGGCGCGAGCCCAAACCCCTCAAAGTACGGCAACATAATTCTGAGAGACCTCGTCGGTAAAGGGTACGAGGTCCTCCCAGTGAACCCGAAGCATGAGGAGATCGAAGGCCTGAGGTGCTACCGCAGTGTCCGGGAACTTCCCGGCGATGTGGACGTCATAGTTTTTGTCGTCCCGCCTGCGGTGGGGCTGGGCATAGCAAAAGAAGCCGTTGAAGCGGGCTTCAAAAGGCTCTGGTTCCAGCCCGGTGCCGAGAGCGACGAGATAGCGAGGCTCCTCGATGAGAAAGGCGTTGAGTACGGCTTTGGGAAGTGCATAATAGCTGAGACAACGTGGACGAGCTGGGGGTGA
- a CDS encoding helix-turn-helix transcriptional regulator: MSRKIFAAFLFLSLFLPLSAAQYTVESTELVVYPDGYVKVVEVVRPAEYTVAVTIPPLDESPQGVMVVDETGSLIPYEIANSTLTAYFENASLIKITYYTPALTSKEGSVWRIKFTSETPVRFHLPDNAVVVKLNTVPLRVEKNHIVMPAGNVSISYVMEKPAGADPPYTGDLPGAGAASGNAGSSGTSASGGSGNSWPLYLLPALGIASAGVGYSVMAKRRRRSGEGDIALPLTREEYPKKLEESDLNSDEIRVLLYIYDRGGRTTQAEVKKMLNIPKTTAWRMFKRLEERGLVRVYKKRRENWVELVF, from the coding sequence GTGAGCAGAAAAATCTTCGCCGCTTTCCTTTTCCTTTCATTGTTCCTTCCGCTCTCCGCGGCGCAGTACACGGTGGAATCCACTGAACTGGTCGTTTACCCCGATGGGTACGTCAAGGTGGTGGAGGTTGTAAGGCCTGCCGAATACACAGTCGCGGTTACCATTCCCCCGCTGGACGAGTCCCCCCAGGGCGTTATGGTGGTGGACGAGACCGGCTCTCTCATCCCCTACGAGATAGCAAACTCAACCCTAACGGCTTACTTCGAGAACGCGAGCCTGATTAAAATCACGTACTACACCCCGGCCCTCACCTCCAAGGAGGGCTCGGTATGGAGGATTAAATTCACCTCCGAGACCCCCGTGAGGTTTCACCTTCCCGATAATGCGGTAGTTGTAAAACTGAACACCGTCCCCCTGAGGGTTGAGAAAAACCACATAGTGATGCCCGCGGGGAACGTGAGCATATCGTATGTTATGGAAAAGCCAGCCGGCGCAGACCCGCCTTACACTGGAGATCTCCCCGGTGCTGGCGCTGCGAGTGGAAACGCAGGGTCATCCGGCACATCGGCATCCGGTGGGAGCGGAAACAGCTGGCCTCTCTATCTGCTACCCGCCCTCGGGATCGCGTCCGCTGGAGTGGGATATTCGGTCATGGCAAAGAGGAGACGCAGGTCTGGGGAAGGAGATATCGCCCTTCCTCTGACGAGAGAGGAGTACCCGAAAAAGCTGGAGGAGAGTGACCTCAACAGCGACGAGATAAGGGTGCTCCTCTACATCTACGACAGGGGAGGCAGGACGACCCAGGCAGAGGTGAAGAAGATGCTGAACATCCCCAAGACGACCGCCTGGAGGATGTTCAAGCGTCTCGAAGAGAGGGGACTCGTAAGGGTCTACAAGAAGAGGCGCGAGAACTGGGTGGAGCTTGTGTTTTGA
- a CDS encoding DUF998 domain-containing protein, producing MRLIRYSGFAGGIVYWLFVAWSISRNGWFSFFHNALSDLGSPEMARSPSIYNYGLIVTAVFMFVFSIYLVLASENRLQTVGGAYVSISSLFLALIGVFHAGTRPHSFVSTYFFIQFFLGALIYGAGSERKEVRYGSVLIFLLALFGTFLEWPSVALIETYEIVLIMVFALLVAVSHTRSSL from the coding sequence ATGCGTCTCATAAGATATTCCGGATTTGCTGGAGGCATCGTCTACTGGCTCTTCGTCGCCTGGAGCATAAGCAGGAACGGGTGGTTTTCATTCTTCCACAACGCCCTCAGCGACCTCGGCTCGCCCGAAATGGCCAGGTCACCGAGCATATACAACTACGGCCTCATCGTGACGGCGGTGTTCATGTTTGTTTTCTCCATTTACCTCGTCCTTGCATCGGAGAACAGGCTCCAGACGGTTGGTGGGGCTTACGTCAGCATCTCTTCCCTGTTCCTCGCCCTCATAGGCGTTTTCCACGCCGGCACCAGGCCGCACTCCTTCGTCTCGACGTACTTCTTCATCCAGTTCTTCCTCGGGGCACTGATCTACGGTGCTGGAAGCGAGAGAAAGGAAGTCCGATACGGGTCCGTTCTAATTTTCCTGCTCGCCCTATTTGGGACTTTTCTGGAGTGGCCATCTGTGGCGCTGATAGAGACCTACGAGATAGTCTTGATAATGGTTTTTGCCCTTCTAGTCGCGGTAAGTCATACGCGTTCCAGTCTCTAA
- a CDS encoding YHS domain-containing protein has translation MPIDPVCGMEVDENTGLKVEYGGKVCYFCSPGCKAEFEANPEKYIGMESMGHSHHSHGGHTHSRHGHGMRHRRGGCHH, from the coding sequence ATGCCGATTGACCCCGTCTGCGGAATGGAGGTTGACGAGAACACCGGGCTCAAGGTCGAGTACGGCGGGAAGGTCTGCTACTTCTGCTCCCCTGGGTGCAAGGCGGAGTTCGAGGCGAACCCGGAGAAATACATCGGAATGGAGAGTATGGGACACTCCCACCACTCCCATGGAGGACACACCCACTCCCGCCACGGGCACGGCATGAGGCACCGCCGGGGCGGCTGCCACCACTGA
- a CDS encoding GNAT family N-acetyltransferase encodes MPGVTINLAGGTEEEAEHFAELMRLSAPEYFPSLLGEKFKEFFEIAFIEKGNLFSHEHVVFARYGEKVAGMLLSYSWKSKHNEEGKTGWLMMKVLGFDFLKRLPAFISARSGSGKLDENDYYISNIAVYPEFRGKKIGKALMLRAEGLARESGAERITLDVEMDNEIAIAVYKKLGYTIEREHEVELEGKRYGFYRMVKPLKGS; translated from the coding sequence ATGCCGGGAGTCACTATCAACCTCGCAGGGGGAACCGAGGAAGAAGCGGAACATTTTGCCGAACTCATGCGTCTCTCAGCTCCGGAGTACTTCCCGAGCCTTCTGGGAGAGAAGTTCAAGGAGTTCTTCGAGATCGCATTTATTGAAAAGGGCAACCTCTTCAGCCACGAGCACGTGGTCTTCGCAAGGTACGGAGAAAAGGTAGCCGGGATGCTCCTCAGCTATTCCTGGAAATCCAAGCACAACGAGGAGGGAAAAACCGGCTGGCTCATGATGAAGGTTCTCGGCTTCGACTTCCTCAAGCGGCTTCCAGCTTTCATAAGCGCCAGATCTGGAAGCGGAAAGCTCGATGAGAACGACTACTACATCAGCAACATAGCGGTTTATCCCGAGTTCAGGGGAAAGAAGATAGGGAAAGCCCTCATGCTCAGGGCCGAGGGGCTGGCGAGGGAGAGCGGGGCGGAGAGAATAACCCTGGACGTTGAGATGGACAACGAGATAGCTATAGCGGTTTACAAAAAGCTCGGCTACACCATCGAGAGGGAGCACGAGGTGGAGCTTGAGGGGAAAAGGTACGGGTTCTACCGGATGGTTAAACCCTTGAAAGGTTCCTAA
- a CDS encoding extracellular catalytic domain type 1 short-chain-length polyhydroxyalkanoate depolymerase: MISGALIKKNRLYPGDVRESIVVDGIERTFILHLPPSGPANGSLPLVIALHGGGGDGFDMEKLTESGLNRLANENGFIVVYPDAIGKHWNDGRNLSWYRSHRENVDDVGFIEAIIDYLIGNYGVDPKNVFVVGMSNGGLMTYRLACDIPERLGAIAVVGVSMSENLYKDCPSGLPVPILIILGTDDPLVPWNGGELHLGPVKLGRVVSINETIDYWVERNGCTNTSEGEYLPDKGPGDGTEVWKEHYFNCREGAEVVFYGIAGGGHTWPGGYQYLPEKIVGKTSRDIDANRVVWEFFRRHLHGA; encoded by the coding sequence ATGATTTCTGGTGCGCTTATTAAAAAGAACCGACTTTACCCCGGGGATGTCAGGGAATCGATAGTTGTAGACGGGATTGAAAGAACATTCATTCTGCACCTGCCGCCCAGCGGTCCGGCCAACGGGTCTCTCCCACTTGTTATTGCACTCCACGGGGGAGGGGGAGACGGCTTTGACATGGAGAAACTCACGGAGAGCGGACTTAACAGGCTTGCCAACGAGAACGGCTTTATCGTAGTATATCCAGATGCCATAGGGAAACACTGGAACGACGGGAGGAACCTCTCATGGTACAGATCCCACAGGGAGAATGTGGACGATGTTGGGTTTATTGAGGCCATCATAGACTACCTGATTGGGAACTACGGTGTCGATCCCAAGAACGTCTTTGTGGTGGGAATGTCAAACGGGGGGCTGATGACTTACAGGCTGGCCTGTGATATACCGGAGAGACTGGGGGCCATAGCTGTCGTCGGTGTTTCCATGTCTGAAAATCTGTACAAAGACTGTCCCTCTGGGCTTCCAGTCCCGATTTTGATAATTCTGGGCACGGACGACCCCCTAGTGCCCTGGAACGGCGGAGAGCTACACCTCGGTCCCGTCAAGCTCGGAAGGGTCGTTTCCATTAATGAAACCATTGATTACTGGGTGGAGCGGAACGGATGCACAAACACCTCAGAGGGGGAGTATCTTCCCGACAAGGGGCCCGGAGATGGGACGGAGGTCTGGAAGGAGCACTATTTCAACTGCAGGGAAGGGGCTGAGGTGGTCTTTTACGGTATTGCTGGAGGCGGCCATACTTGGCCCGGCGGTTATCAGTACCTCCCCGAGAAGATCGTAGGGAAGACGAGCAGGGACATCGACGCCAACCGTGTGGTCTGGGAGTTTTTCAGGAGGCATCTGCATGGTGCATGA
- a CDS encoding heavy-metal-associated domain-containing protein: MTEVVLKIPNMSCKHCVMRIEKAIKSVGAEGRADLETKTAVVEFNPGKVRLEEIIKAIERYGYEVEVA; the protein is encoded by the coding sequence ATGACCGAAGTCGTGTTGAAGATACCGAATATGAGCTGCAAGCACTGCGTCATGAGGATAGAGAAGGCCATAAAGAGCGTTGGAGCTGAGGGGAGGGCCGACCTCGAGACCAAAACGGCCGTGGTCGAGTTCAACCCCGGAAAGGTCCGCCTGGAGGAGATAATCAAGGCCATTGAAAGGTACGGCTACGAAGTGGAGGTGGCCTGA
- a CDS encoding FTR1 family iron permease — MSVGAFLITFREALEAAIIVAIIIAYLRRTNRANQIKDVWIGTALSVGVSVLLGIGVLKFYGGLEETELFEGIASYLAVIVLTSMIYWMATKGKDIRAEIESKVSRSIGPLALIGFTFVVIFREGLETVLFLTPFMTQNLGGTLLGLIAGLAGALVLAYLIYGVGMRIDLRKFFYFSSILLVFVAAGLAGYGTHELIEWAEEEGYSLGFLASTAYDLGIPSESVWHHKGAIGSVFAVLFGYSVSMEWGRVLVQFGYLITALYLVLRAYGKGSVLNREKKAAKSAV, encoded by the coding sequence ATGAGCGTTGGCGCTTTCCTCATAACCTTCAGAGAGGCCCTTGAGGCGGCCATAATAGTGGCGATAATAATCGCATATCTGAGAAGAACCAACCGGGCGAACCAGATAAAGGACGTATGGATAGGCACCGCTCTGTCGGTTGGCGTCAGCGTCCTCCTTGGAATAGGAGTGCTGAAGTTTTACGGCGGTCTTGAGGAGACCGAGCTCTTCGAGGGCATAGCCTCGTACCTGGCCGTGATAGTCCTCACGAGCATGATATACTGGATGGCTACCAAAGGCAAGGACATCAGGGCGGAGATAGAGAGCAAGGTGAGCAGGTCGATAGGCCCCCTGGCGTTGATAGGATTTACTTTCGTCGTAATCTTCAGGGAGGGCCTTGAGACGGTTCTCTTCCTCACGCCCTTCATGACCCAGAACCTGGGCGGGACGCTTCTCGGCCTCATCGCCGGGTTGGCAGGGGCGCTCGTGCTGGCCTACCTGATATATGGTGTTGGAATGCGCATAGACCTGCGGAAGTTCTTTTACTTCAGCTCGATACTGCTCGTGTTCGTAGCGGCAGGCCTTGCAGGTTACGGAACGCACGAGCTCATCGAGTGGGCTGAAGAGGAGGGCTACTCACTGGGCTTTCTCGCTAGCACCGCCTACGACCTCGGGATTCCGAGCGAGAGCGTCTGGCACCACAAGGGAGCCATCGGCTCGGTCTTCGCGGTGCTCTTCGGATACTCCGTGAGCATGGAGTGGGGCAGAGTGCTGGTGCAGTTTGGATACCTCATAACGGCCCTCTACCTCGTGCTCAGGGCCTACGGCAAGGGGTCGGTACTGAACCGGGAGAAAAAGGCCGCGAAGAGTGCGGTCTGA
- a CDS encoding heavy metal translocating P-type ATPase, producing MPKKLKLEGLDCASCAYEIEEALKKEGFEFAVVNFATKEAVIEGDVEKAKEVIKKVEPDVEVIEADEHGHRHGHEHEHGEEEEYGKTVYMIGTSLILFAVGIVMRYYYDMDNALVFGIFLASYVISGWKVLRSAVVNSIRGNVFDENFLIAVATVGAFIIREYPEGVAVMLFYVVGEFFQDLAVGKSRRSIKALLALKAEYANLLRNGEVVQVKPEELKVGDVILVKPGEKVPVDGVVIEGTSSVDTSALTGESVPRTVKEGEEILSGMVNLSGLLKVKVTKELSESTISRILELVENASARKAKTEKFITRFAHYYTPAVVGIAALIALVPPLVTGDPFTPWIYRALVILVISCPCALVLSIPLGYFGGIGRAAKEGILVKGSNYLDALKDASIVAFDKTGTLTKGVFKVTKVETRNGFSEEEIIKFAALAEAHSNHPIAKAIKDAYGKEINEAEIKEYEEIAGHGVRARIDGVEVMVGNDRLLHRFNIEHDTCRVKGTVAHVVINGKYAGYIIISDEIKEDSPTAVKELKRLGVRKVVMVTGDNREVAAEIAKQIGLDGFYAELLPEDKVRVIEELEKEKGNGKVVFVGDGINDAPVLARADVGVAMGALGSDAAIETADVVIMDDKPSKLPRGIRIARRTQRIVWQNIILALAVKLTFVSLGILGEATMWEAVFADVGVALIAVFNAMRILR from the coding sequence ATGCCAAAGAAGCTCAAGCTTGAAGGCCTCGACTGCGCGAGCTGTGCCTACGAGATAGAGGAGGCCCTGAAGAAGGAGGGTTTCGAGTTCGCGGTAGTCAACTTCGCCACCAAGGAAGCTGTGATCGAAGGTGATGTTGAGAAGGCTAAAGAGGTAATCAAAAAGGTCGAGCCCGACGTTGAAGTTATAGAAGCGGATGAACATGGGCATAGACATGGACACGAGCATGAGCACGGAGAGGAAGAGGAGTACGGGAAGACAGTGTACATGATAGGGACTTCCCTAATCCTCTTTGCCGTTGGCATTGTAATGCGCTACTACTACGACATGGACAACGCCCTCGTGTTCGGGATTTTCCTGGCGAGCTACGTCATCTCCGGCTGGAAAGTGCTGAGGAGTGCTGTAGTCAACTCCATCCGCGGCAACGTCTTCGACGAGAACTTCCTCATAGCCGTGGCGACCGTAGGTGCTTTCATAATCAGGGAATATCCGGAAGGAGTAGCGGTCATGCTGTTCTACGTCGTTGGCGAGTTCTTCCAGGATCTTGCAGTTGGAAAGTCAAGACGCTCAATTAAGGCTCTACTCGCACTCAAAGCGGAGTACGCCAACCTGCTCAGGAACGGCGAGGTCGTCCAGGTCAAGCCGGAGGAGCTTAAGGTGGGGGACGTAATCCTCGTCAAGCCGGGCGAGAAGGTTCCCGTCGACGGCGTCGTCATCGAGGGCACTTCAAGCGTTGACACCTCCGCCTTAACAGGTGAGAGCGTACCGAGGACTGTGAAGGAAGGCGAGGAGATCCTCTCCGGCATGGTCAACCTCAGCGGCCTCCTAAAGGTGAAAGTCACCAAGGAGCTGAGCGAATCCACAATCTCAAGAATCCTTGAGCTCGTCGAGAACGCCAGCGCCAGGAAGGCAAAGACGGAGAAGTTCATAACGCGCTTCGCCCACTACTACACCCCCGCTGTGGTGGGAATAGCGGCCCTGATAGCCCTCGTGCCGCCGCTCGTGACGGGAGACCCGTTCACCCCATGGATATACAGGGCGCTTGTGATACTCGTCATCTCGTGCCCCTGTGCCCTCGTCCTCTCCATCCCGCTCGGCTACTTCGGAGGTATAGGCAGGGCAGCGAAGGAGGGGATACTAGTCAAGGGCTCCAACTACCTGGACGCTCTCAAAGATGCCAGTATAGTGGCCTTCGACAAGACTGGAACCCTCACCAAGGGCGTCTTCAAGGTCACGAAGGTGGAAACGCGGAACGGCTTCAGCGAGGAAGAAATCATCAAATTCGCGGCACTGGCCGAGGCCCACTCGAACCACCCGATAGCGAAGGCCATCAAGGACGCCTACGGGAAGGAGATCAACGAGGCCGAAATCAAGGAGTACGAGGAGATAGCCGGCCACGGAGTGAGGGCGAGGATAGACGGCGTGGAGGTTATGGTAGGAAACGACAGACTCCTCCACAGGTTCAACATTGAACACGACACCTGCCGCGTGAAGGGAACCGTAGCTCACGTCGTCATCAACGGAAAGTACGCGGGCTACATCATAATCTCGGACGAAATAAAGGAGGACTCACCCACAGCCGTGAAGGAGCTCAAGCGCCTCGGCGTCAGAAAGGTCGTCATGGTTACCGGTGACAACAGGGAGGTTGCGGCGGAGATAGCAAAGCAGATCGGCCTCGACGGCTTCTACGCGGAACTCCTTCCAGAGGACAAGGTGAGGGTCATAGAGGAGCTTGAGAAGGAGAAGGGCAACGGCAAGGTCGTCTTCGTTGGGGATGGGATAAACGACGCCCCCGTTCTGGCCAGGGCAGACGTTGGCGTGGCCATGGGCGCCCTCGGAAGCGATGCGGCAATAGAGACGGCGGATGTGGTCATAATGGACGACAAGCCCTCGAAGCTGCCGAGGGGCATCAGGATAGCAAGGAGGACGCAGAGGATAGTCTGGCAGAACATAATCCTTGCGCTCGCCGTTAAGCTGACCTTCGTAAGCCTTGGAATCCTTGGAGAGGCGACAATGTGGGAAGCAGTGTTCGCGGACGTTGGAGTGGCCCTCATAGCTGTCTTCAACGCGATGAGGATCCTGAGGTGA
- the merA gene encoding mercury(II) reductase: MKNYDFLIVGGGAAGFAAALKANELGVKTLMANRGPIGGTCVNVGCVPTKYLLTALELKRRALFSPYLGLGFSMDEFDFAKLVEGKDKLVETLRKEKYEDVLQSLEHVDYVEGSARFVSENTVEVNGARIGFKKALIATGSRARVLPLKGLEEVRDRVLTHVEALSLKDPPDSVVVIGGRTQALEFAQIFARAGSRVVLLQRSLRIMPDAEPELAIELEDILSEEVEIHTEALPEGLKRGENGVLVEATVGGRKRTFEAEYLFFATGRVPNTENLGLENLGVKTDERGFIVVDRTMKAGENVYAAGDVVGEPMLETVTAREGFIATTNALEGRGIGMDYSVVPKVVFTDPQLASVGLTDREASKARRCLCNTVEFSSVPKARILGEERGLMKMVVDDETERILGVHILAHNAAEIIHEATMIVRNNMALDEVIETLHVFPTMSEAIKLAALSFKGDVSKMPCCAM, encoded by the coding sequence ATGAAAAACTACGATTTTCTCATCGTCGGCGGCGGTGCCGCCGGATTCGCCGCGGCTCTAAAAGCTAACGAGCTTGGAGTGAAGACCCTCATGGCCAACAGGGGGCCGATAGGAGGAACGTGCGTCAACGTCGGCTGCGTCCCGACGAAGTACCTCTTAACGGCCCTCGAGCTCAAGAGAAGGGCCCTCTTCAGCCCCTACCTCGGGCTTGGCTTTTCTATGGATGAGTTCGACTTCGCCAAGCTGGTGGAGGGAAAGGATAAGCTCGTGGAAACCCTGAGAAAGGAGAAGTACGAAGACGTTCTTCAAAGCCTCGAACACGTTGACTACGTGGAGGGCTCCGCCAGGTTCGTCTCGGAAAATACGGTGGAAGTAAACGGGGCCAGAATAGGGTTCAAAAAGGCCCTCATAGCTACCGGCTCGCGGGCGAGGGTTCTCCCGCTGAAGGGGCTGGAGGAGGTTAGGGACAGAGTTCTCACCCACGTCGAGGCCCTGAGCCTCAAAGATCCCCCCGATTCCGTCGTGGTCATCGGCGGAAGAACACAGGCCCTTGAGTTCGCCCAGATATTCGCGAGGGCCGGGAGCAGGGTCGTGCTCCTTCAGAGGAGCCTGAGGATAATGCCTGACGCCGAGCCGGAGCTTGCGATAGAGCTTGAGGACATTTTGAGCGAAGAGGTGGAGATACACACGGAGGCTCTCCCTGAGGGGCTGAAACGCGGAGAGAATGGGGTTCTGGTTGAGGCGACCGTTGGTGGGAGGAAGAGAACCTTCGAGGCTGAATATCTGTTCTTCGCCACGGGCAGGGTCCCGAACACGGAAAACCTTGGCCTTGAAAACCTCGGCGTGAAGACCGACGAGAGGGGCTTCATAGTCGTGGACAGAACAATGAAAGCTGGGGAGAACGTTTACGCCGCGGGTGACGTGGTCGGGGAGCCCATGCTTGAGACGGTGACCGCAAGGGAGGGGTTCATCGCTACCACCAACGCCCTTGAGGGGAGGGGAATCGGGATGGACTACTCGGTTGTCCCGAAGGTCGTCTTCACCGACCCCCAGCTGGCGAGCGTTGGGCTGACCGACAGGGAGGCCTCGAAGGCAAGAAGGTGCCTCTGCAACACCGTTGAGTTCTCGAGCGTCCCGAAGGCAAGGATCCTCGGGGAGGAGCGTGGATTAATGAAGATGGTGGTGGACGACGAAACCGAGAGGATCCTCGGGGTTCACATCTTGGCGCACAACGCGGCGGAGATCATCCACGAGGCGACGATGATAGTGAGGAACAACATGGCCTTGGATGAGGTGATAGAGACCCTCCACGTCTTCCCGACGATGAGCGAGGCGATAAAGCTTGCCGCACTCTCCTTCAAGGGAGACGTATCAAAGATGCCGTGCTGTGCGATGTGA